A window from Ictalurus punctatus breed USDA103 unplaced genomic scaffold, Coco_2.0 Super-Scaffold_100046, whole genome shotgun sequence encodes these proteins:
- the LOC128630158 gene encoding ATP-dependent RNA helicase TDRD9: MHISETSPSDYTSTHTQKFIVQVAIAGAFYPNCFLQGTVDEELASKELYENNPRTTIVVCNLPPFAFLYHKQLQSLFRHCGQVKSISFDSSRAYVEFYRSSMRGSGVLPEVSLSLLLAQQRLPLHLNV; encoded by the exons atgcacatcagcgaaacttctccctctgactacaccagcacgcacacacagaaattcatagtgcag GTGGCGATTGCAGGCGCATTTTATCCGAACTGCTTCCTCCAGGGAACTGTGGACGAGGAGCTCGCCTCCAAGGAGCTCTATGAAAACAACCCCAGGACCACCATAGTG gtgtgtaatctccctccatttgcattcctctaccataaacagctccagtcactcttcagacactgtggtcaagtcaaatccatctcctttgacagctccag ggcctatgtagagttctaccgctcgtcaatgagaggttctggcgttctcccagaggtctctctgtctctcctcctcgcacagcagagacttcctctccatctcaacgtttaa